One Candidatus Omnitrophota bacterium DNA window includes the following coding sequences:
- a CDS encoding transketolase C-terminal domain-containing protein has product MKKENLKTMRDVFIEELSSRMESDKSIFFVCADFGSPKLDRLRSSFKDRFINVGIAEQDLVNISTGLALEGFTVYAYAIAPFLTMRPYEQIRINLSMQSQLKDVNVNLVGVGAGLSYDVSGPTHHCLEDISIMRVLPNIEIFSPSDWVLTERFVDYSIKVKKPKYLRFDGKPLPSIYKKADIESGFSELKKSTDLCLVSTGYMTHKALRVVEKLSQEDIDIGLIDIFMLKPLNEGPLFNALKNYRYVLTLEEGFINKAGLDSIILHLLNKNNSPIRLKNIGFNDSYVFDIGSRDYLHELNKLGENSIAKDVKALLGQH; this is encoded by the coding sequence ATGAAAAAAGAAAATTTAAAGACAATGCGGGACGTTTTTATTGAAGAACTCTCTAGCCGCATGGAGAGTGACAAAAGCATATTTTTTGTTTGTGCTGATTTTGGCTCTCCAAAACTCGACAGGTTAAGAAGCTCTTTTAAAGACAGGTTTATCAATGTAGGCATTGCCGAGCAGGACCTTGTCAATATTTCAACAGGATTAGCGTTGGAGGGATTTACGGTATATGCCTATGCCATAGCGCCATTTCTGACAATGCGCCCCTATGAACAGATCAGGATCAATCTGTCGATGCAGTCGCAGCTTAAAGATGTAAATGTTAATCTGGTCGGGGTGGGGGCTGGCTTAAGTTACGATGTTTCGGGCCCGACGCACCATTGCCTCGAGGATATTTCTATAATGAGGGTATTGCCGAACATAGAAATATTCTCTCCAAGCGACTGGGTGCTAACTGAAAGATTTGTGGACTATTCGATAAAGGTGAAAAAGCCAAAGTATCTCAGGTTTGACGGTAAACCGCTTCCTTCAATTTATAAAAAGGCCGATATCGAAAGCGGATTCAGTGAATTAAAAAAGAGTACAGATTTATGTCTTGTTTCTACGGGATATATGACCCATAAAGCATTGCGGGTAGTAGAAAAATTGAGCCAGGAAGACATAGATATCGGGCTCATAGATATTTTCATGCTGAAACCTTTAAATGAAGGCCCGCTCTTTAATGCGTTAAAAAATTATAGATATGTTTTAACTCTTGAGGAAGGGTTTATTAACAAGGCCGGGCTTGACAGCATTATTTTGCACTTATTAAATAAAAACAATTCTCCGATAAGGTTAAAAAATATCGGCTTTAACGATTCCTATGTTTTTGATATCGGAAGCAGGGATTACCTGCACGAACTGAACAAGCTGGGTGAAAATAGTATCGCAAAAGATGTTAAAGCGTTATTGGGACAACACTAA
- a CDS encoding transketolase, producing MSDKYSKLKFLKEKSEWVRKETLKIHKVAQETRLASSLSAVEIFAVLYYGKVISFDPKNVSWEGRDRFIISKGHGAVSFYPVLADLGFFPKEYLNNVCKAGCILGGIPDAIIPGFETVNGSLGHGLGVGCGMALGLKRKKRKEKVFVLVGDGELYEGSIWEAVMFASEHELDNLVLIVDDNKVCMLDYCKNIIDLAPLEKKFEAFGWIAKKVNGHDVGELCNALRHFKETDNKRPKVLIANTVKGKGVARLETDSLSHIKNLSADEVDTLVSGLE from the coding sequence ATGTCAGATAAATATAGTAAATTGAAATTTTTGAAAGAAAAATCCGAATGGGTCAGGAAAGAAACGCTGAAGATCCATAAGGTTGCCCAGGAGACAAGGCTTGCTTCTTCGCTTTCAGCAGTTGAAATATTCGCCGTGCTGTATTATGGCAAGGTAATAAGTTTTGATCCCAAGAATGTTTCGTGGGAAGGCAGGGACAGGTTTATAATCAGCAAGGGCCATGGCGCGGTTTCTTTTTATCCCGTACTGGCGGATTTAGGATTTTTTCCTAAGGAATACCTGAATAATGTCTGTAAGGCCGGATGCATTTTAGGAGGCATACCGGATGCTATCATACCCGGATTTGAAACTGTCAATGGTTCTCTTGGCCATGGTTTAGGCGTCGGCTGCGGCATGGCCCTGGGCCTGAAAAGAAAGAAACGTAAAGAGAAAGTATTTGTGTTGGTCGGAGATGGAGAACTCTATGAAGGTTCGATATGGGAAGCGGTAATGTTCGCATCGGAGCATGAGCTGGATAATCTGGTACTTATCGTGGATGATAATAAAGTATGCATGCTGGATTATTGCAAAAATATAATTGACCTGGCTCCGCTGGAAAAGAAGTTCGAGGCCTTTGGCTGGATCGCTAAAAAAGTAAATGGCCATGATGTGGGGGAGCTTTGTAATGCTCTGCGGCATTTTAAAGAAACGGATAATAAGAGGCCAAAGGTTTTGATCGCTAATACCGTTAAGGGTAAGGGCGTGGCCAGGCTTGAAACAGATTCTTTAAGCCATATTAAAAATCTTTCGGCCGATGAGGTCGATACGTTGGTATCCGGGTTAGAATGA